In a genomic window of Streptomyces sp. SJL17-4:
- a CDS encoding maleylpyruvate isomerase family mycothiol-dependent enzyme: MKVEEYIDTLAAAGRALAVAAAEAGPDAEVPTCPGWRVRDLLRHTSMVHRWATDLVAHAHTTYQPDGGETSLDGDELLAHFREGHAGLVAALRAAPESLECWTFLPAPSPLAFWARRQAHETTVHRADAESALAAGPGPVEPTVAVDGIDELLFRFHGRDRSRVRTAEPRTLRVRATDTGDVWTVRLSATEPPRTERGTANRTERGAATGPADAELVGAADRLYLVLWNRLPVDAVTLTGDEELARVWRETSGITWS; encoded by the coding sequence TTGAAGGTCGAGGAGTACATCGACACGCTGGCGGCCGCCGGCCGGGCCCTGGCGGTGGCGGCGGCCGAGGCGGGGCCGGACGCGGAGGTGCCGACCTGTCCCGGATGGCGGGTGCGGGACCTTCTCCGGCACACCTCGATGGTGCACCGCTGGGCCACGGATCTCGTGGCCCACGCGCACACCACGTACCAGCCGGACGGCGGCGAGACCTCGCTCGACGGTGACGAGCTGCTCGCCCATTTCCGCGAGGGGCACGCGGGTCTCGTCGCAGCACTGCGGGCGGCGCCGGAGTCCCTGGAGTGCTGGACCTTCCTGCCCGCGCCCTCGCCGCTCGCCTTCTGGGCACGGCGGCAGGCGCACGAGACCACCGTCCATCGCGCGGACGCCGAGTCGGCGCTCGCGGCGGGGCCGGGTCCGGTGGAGCCGACGGTCGCCGTCGACGGCATCGACGAGCTGCTGTTCCGGTTCCACGGCCGGGACCGCAGCCGGGTGCGGACGGCCGAGCCTCGGACGCTGCGGGTGCGCGCGACCGACACGGGCGACGTGTGGACCGTACGGCTCTCGGCGACGGAACCACCCCGCACCGAGCGGGGCACCGCCAACCGCACCGAGCGGGGTGCCGCCACGGGTCCGGCGGACGCCGAACTCGTCGGGGCCGCCGACCGGCTCTACCTCGTCCTGTGGAACCGGCTGCCCGTCGACGCCGTGACGCTCACCGGTGACGAGGAGCTCGCGCGGGTGTGGCGCGAGACCTCCGGGATCACCTGGTCCTGA
- a CDS encoding NUDIX domain-containing protein, which produces MIVWVNGAFGAGKSSTARELVDLIPNSTLYDPEVTGGGLRTLLPAKRLAEVEDYQDLPIWRRLVVDTAAALLAELGGVLVVPMTLLRQEYRDEIFGGLAARRIDVRHVLLAPEETILRQRIDNRSEYDDPDIDARVREWCHGHLAPYRAALDWLADDAYVVDTSALTVAEVARSVADAVRVGRAAPCGIVQTPEPTGETVAAGVLLFDEQDRFLLVDPTYKPGWEFPGGVVEAGEPPARAGLREVAEEIGLELDAVPRLLLVDWERPEPPGYGGLRLLFDGGTLGPADTARLHLPGAELRDWRFVTEEEAADLLPPVRYRRLRWALRARERGTVLNLEAGDPVG; this is translated from the coding sequence GTGATCGTCTGGGTCAACGGTGCGTTCGGCGCGGGGAAGTCCAGCACCGCGCGCGAGCTGGTCGATCTGATCCCGAACAGCACGCTGTACGACCCCGAGGTCACCGGCGGGGGCCTGCGCACCCTCCTTCCGGCCAAACGGCTCGCCGAGGTCGAGGACTACCAGGACCTGCCGATCTGGCGGCGCCTGGTGGTCGACACCGCGGCCGCCCTGCTCGCCGAGCTCGGCGGCGTCCTGGTCGTCCCCATGACCCTGCTGCGCCAGGAGTACCGGGACGAGATCTTCGGCGGGCTCGCCGCCCGTCGCATCGACGTCCGCCATGTGCTGCTCGCCCCGGAGGAAACGATCCTGCGGCAGCGGATCGACAACAGGTCCGAGTACGACGACCCCGACATCGACGCCCGCGTCCGGGAGTGGTGCCACGGCCATCTCGCGCCGTACCGGGCCGCGCTCGACTGGCTCGCCGACGACGCGTACGTGGTCGACACCTCGGCGCTCACCGTGGCCGAGGTCGCCCGGTCCGTGGCCGACGCGGTCCGGGTGGGCCGCGCTGCCCCCTGTGGCATCGTCCAGACCCCCGAACCGACCGGTGAGACCGTCGCCGCCGGAGTCCTGCTCTTCGACGAGCAGGACCGTTTCCTCCTGGTCGACCCGACCTACAAGCCGGGCTGGGAGTTCCCCGGCGGCGTCGTCGAGGCGGGCGAACCCCCGGCCCGCGCCGGACTGCGCGAGGTGGCCGAGGAGATAGGCCTCGAACTCGACGCCGTGCCCCGCCTCCTGCTCGTCGACTGGGAACGCCCCGAGCCCCCTGGCTACGGCGGACTCCGCCTCCTCTTCGACGGCGGCACGCTGGGCCCCGCGGACACGGCCCGCCTCCACCTCCCCGGCGCCGAGCTCCGCGACTGGCGCTTCGTCACCGAGGAGGAGGCCGCCGACCTCCTGCCCCCCGTCCGCTACCGCCGCCTCCGCTGGGCCCTGCGCGCCCGCGAACGCGGCACGGTGCTCAACCTGGAGGCCGGGGACCCGGTGGGCTGA
- a CDS encoding nitroreductase/quinone reductase family protein has protein sequence MSARPTDSSPAGSSPAAHVMQPGWFTVNVLNRTVAWATRRGYSVWGSRVLAVRGRKSGEWRRTPVNLLTVDGDRYLVAPRGHVQWTHNMRVAGGGQLILGKHVQDFTVVEVSDNDKPALLRAYLKRGKAEVGVFFGGVGPDSSDEELRAIAPKHPVFRVTPTGPTTPAA, from the coding sequence ATGTCCGCACGGCCCACCGACTCCAGCCCCGCCGGCTCCAGCCCCGCCGCCCACGTCATGCAGCCCGGCTGGTTCACCGTGAACGTCCTCAACCGCACCGTCGCCTGGGCGACCCGTCGCGGCTACAGCGTCTGGGGCTCCCGCGTCCTCGCCGTCCGCGGCCGCAAGAGCGGCGAATGGCGCCGTACTCCCGTCAACCTCCTCACGGTGGACGGCGACCGCTACCTCGTGGCCCCCCGCGGCCACGTCCAGTGGACCCACAACATGCGGGTCGCCGGTGGCGGGCAGCTGATCCTCGGCAAGCACGTGCAGGACTTCACCGTCGTCGAGGTGTCCGACAACGACAAGCCCGCGCTGCTGCGCGCCTACCTCAAGCGCGGGAAGGCCGAGGTCGGTGTCTTCTTCGGCGGCGTCGGCCCCGACTCCTCCGACGAGGAGCTGCGTGCCATCGCGCCGAAGCACCCCGTCTTCCGCGTCACGCCGACGGGCCCCACCACTCCCGCCGCGTGA
- a CDS encoding MBL fold metallo-hydrolase, whose translation MELTRITPRLHLLDYSIGQAYLWQDEEELTLIDAGWAGLADETAEAIRSAGLDPDRLRRIVLTHCHRDHVGAAQELADRHGAEILAHGLDAPVIRGEAPVPEPHLLDWELPLFEHGVTSPEAPPTRVDREVEDGEVLDFGDGAVVVHAPGHTPGSIAVHLPRHGVLFTGDTVASVPDVMFGVFHVDRALALDSMRLLAKLGPSVLCCGHGAPVTSDTAARLRAAAATATA comes from the coding sequence ATCGAACTCACCAGGATCACCCCGCGACTGCACCTCCTCGACTACTCCATCGGCCAGGCCTACCTCTGGCAGGACGAGGAGGAGCTGACCTTGATCGACGCCGGCTGGGCCGGCCTGGCGGACGAGACGGCGGAGGCCATACGGTCCGCCGGCCTGGACCCGGACCGGCTGCGCCGCATCGTGCTGACCCACTGCCACCGGGACCACGTGGGCGCGGCGCAGGAGCTGGCGGACCGGCACGGGGCCGAGATCCTCGCGCACGGGCTCGACGCGCCGGTGATCCGGGGCGAGGCGCCGGTGCCGGAGCCGCACCTCCTGGACTGGGAACTCCCGCTGTTCGAGCACGGGGTGACCTCGCCGGAGGCGCCGCCGACCCGGGTCGACCGGGAGGTCGAGGACGGCGAGGTGCTCGACTTCGGCGACGGCGCGGTGGTGGTGCACGCCCCCGGCCACACGCCCGGCTCGATCGCCGTCCATCTCCCGCGTCACGGCGTGCTGTTCACCGGGGACACGGTGGCGTCGGTGCCGGACGTGATGTTCGGTGTGTTCCATGTCGACCGCGCTCTCGCCCTGGACTCGATGCGGCTGCTCGCGAAACTGGGCCCGTCGGTGCTGTGCTGCGGTCACGGCGCGCCGGTGACCTCGGACACGGCGGCCCGGCTGAGGGCGGCGGCAGCGACGGCAACGGCCTGA
- a CDS encoding geranylgeranyl reductase family protein has protein sequence MDGADDENTEVWDVVVVGAGPGGASAAYAAAVAGRRVLLLEKSELPRYKTCGGGIIGPSRDCLPPGFELPLQDRVHAVTFSLDGRFARTRRSRKMLFGLINRPEFDAQLVEHAQKAGAELRTGVTVTRVEQHGPAVPDRRTVAVVLADGETVLARAVVGADGSASRIGAHVGVKLGQVDLGLEAEIPVPPSVAEDWKGRVLIDWGPMPGSYGWVFPKGDTLTVGVISARGEGAATKRYMEDFVARLGLSGFEPTISSGHLTRCRTDDSPLSRGRVLVCGDAAGLLEPWTREGISYALRSGRLAGEWAVRVAEANDAVDARRQALNYAFAIKAGLGVEMAVGRRMLAVFERRPGLLHATLTGLRPAWNAFADITRGSATLGGMVRSNGMARRALEILDKRMDTSSGVGPAGRGVGKGERSAPEADENAGGKPDATQANVKADGQADVQADVKVEASAKPETPEAPEVV, from the coding sequence CTGGACGGTGCGGACGACGAGAACACCGAGGTCTGGGACGTCGTGGTCGTCGGCGCGGGCCCCGGCGGCGCGTCCGCGGCCTACGCGGCGGCGGTGGCCGGGCGACGGGTGCTGCTCCTGGAGAAGTCCGAGCTGCCCCGGTACAAGACCTGCGGCGGCGGCATCATCGGCCCCTCCCGCGACTGTCTGCCGCCTGGCTTCGAACTGCCCCTCCAGGACCGGGTGCACGCCGTCACCTTCTCCCTGGACGGCCGCTTCGCCCGTACCCGCCGCTCGCGGAAGATGCTCTTCGGGCTCATCAACCGTCCGGAGTTCGACGCCCAGCTCGTCGAGCACGCCCAGAAGGCGGGCGCCGAGCTGCGGACCGGGGTCACGGTGACCCGCGTGGAGCAGCACGGCCCGGCGGTGCCGGACCGGCGGACCGTCGCCGTGGTCCTCGCCGACGGCGAGACGGTGCTCGCACGCGCGGTCGTCGGCGCCGACGGCAGTGCCAGCCGGATAGGCGCGCATGTCGGGGTGAAGCTCGGCCAGGTCGACCTGGGCCTGGAGGCGGAGATTCCCGTACCGCCGTCCGTGGCCGAGGACTGGAAGGGCCGCGTCCTCATCGACTGGGGCCCGATGCCCGGCAGTTACGGGTGGGTCTTCCCCAAGGGCGACACCCTGACGGTCGGCGTCATCTCGGCGCGCGGCGAGGGCGCCGCCACCAAGCGGTACATGGAGGACTTCGTCGCCCGGCTCGGCCTGTCCGGCTTCGAGCCCACGATCTCCTCCGGTCATCTGACACGCTGCCGCACCGACGACTCGCCGCTCTCCCGCGGCCGGGTCCTCGTCTGCGGTGACGCGGCCGGGCTCCTGGAGCCGTGGACGCGTGAGGGCATCTCGTACGCGCTCCGTTCGGGCCGGCTGGCCGGCGAGTGGGCGGTGCGGGTCGCCGAGGCGAACGACGCGGTCGACGCCCGGCGTCAGGCCCTGAATTACGCCTTCGCCATCAAGGCCGGGCTCGGTGTCGAGATGGCCGTCGGCCGGCGGATGCTCGCCGTCTTCGAGCGGCGGCCAGGGCTGCTGCATGCGACGCTCACGGGGCTGCGACCCGCCTGGAACGCGTTCGCCGACATCACCCGGGGTTCGGCGACGCTCGGCGGCATGGTCCGCTCGAACGGCATGGCCCGCCGGGCCCTCGAGATCCTCGACAAGCGCATGGACACCTCGTCGGGTGTCGGCCCGGCGGGCCGGGGCGTCGGCAAGGGCGAGCGGTCGGCACCCGAGGCCGATGAGAACGCGGGCGGGAAGCCCGATGCGACGCAGGCGAACGTGAAGGCGGACGGGCAGGCGGATGTGCAGGCCGACGTGAAGGTCGAGGCCTCCGCGAAGCCGGAGACACCCGAGGCCCCGGAAGTGGTCTGA
- a CDS encoding TetR/AcrR family transcriptional regulator produces MTTVRGARARARIEITAAIKDEARTQLAAEGAAKLSLRAVARELGMVSSALYRYFPSRDELLTALIVDAYDAIGAAAEKAAAETAGERPLERWTAVCRAARAWAVAHPHEYALIYGSPVPGYSAPQDTIVPASRVGLVLIETARSAHAGEGVAPRPLPEGLRPEAARLAADIAPDLPPALAVTLVAAWSQLFGLISFEVFGHFHNIVEDRDTFFTAAARRLGQDVGLLPRG; encoded by the coding sequence ATGACGACCGTTCGAGGAGCCCGCGCCCGCGCCCGTATCGAGATCACCGCCGCCATCAAGGACGAGGCCCGCACGCAGTTGGCCGCCGAAGGCGCCGCCAAGTTGTCCCTGCGGGCCGTCGCCCGTGAGCTGGGCATGGTCTCCTCCGCGCTCTACCGCTACTTCCCGAGCCGCGACGAGCTGCTCACCGCCCTGATCGTCGACGCGTACGACGCGATCGGCGCCGCCGCGGAGAAGGCCGCCGCCGAGACCGCGGGGGAGCGGCCCCTGGAGCGGTGGACCGCCGTCTGCCGGGCCGCCCGCGCCTGGGCCGTCGCCCACCCGCACGAGTACGCCCTGATCTACGGCTCCCCGGTCCCCGGCTACAGCGCGCCCCAGGACACGATCGTCCCCGCCTCCCGCGTCGGTCTCGTCCTGATCGAGACGGCGCGCAGCGCGCACGCCGGCGAGGGCGTCGCCCCCCGCCCGCTCCCGGAAGGGCTCCGTCCCGAGGCCGCCCGGCTGGCCGCCGACATCGCCCCGGACCTCCCTCCGGCCCTCGCGGTCACGCTCGTGGCCGCCTGGTCGCAGCTCTTCGGACTGATCTCCTTCGAGGTGTTCGGCCACTTCCACAACATCGTCGAGGACCGCGACACGTTCTTCACGGCGGCCGCCCGCCGCCTCGGCCAGGACGTGGGCCTGCTGCCGCGCGGCTGA
- a CDS encoding dipeptidase has translation MTSNPIAETVRSLMPRAKAELTELVAFESVADEAVAPRSECEGAANWVADSLRAEGFQDVALLDTPDGSQAVYGILPGPVGAPTVLLYAHYDVQPKLDEAAWLTPPFELTERNGRWYGRGTADCKGGFILHLLALRALKANGGIPVTVKVIVEGSEEQGTGGLERYAEQHPELLVSDAIVIGDAGNFRVGLPTVTATLRGMTMIRVGIDTLEGNLHSGQFGGAAPDALAALIRVLDSLRGPDGSTVIDGLPGEQVWEGLQYPEDDFRQDAKVLSGVSLPGAGTVADRIWARPAVTVVGIDCHPVAGATPSIPSSARAQISLRVPPGLDSAEVTKLLFAHIEAHTPWNARVSLEQVGQGQPFQADTSSPAYASMAEAMRIAYPGQEMQTAGMGGSIPLCNTLASLYPESEILLIGLSEPEAQIHAPNESVSPDELERLSVAEAHFLLNYARSKQN, from the coding sequence ATGACCTCGAATCCGATCGCCGAGACCGTCCGGTCCCTGATGCCCCGTGCCAAGGCCGAGCTCACGGAGCTGGTGGCCTTCGAGTCGGTGGCGGACGAGGCCGTGGCGCCCCGCAGCGAGTGCGAGGGCGCCGCGAACTGGGTCGCGGACTCGCTGCGCGCCGAGGGCTTCCAGGACGTGGCCCTGCTCGACACCCCGGACGGCTCGCAGGCCGTGTACGGCATCCTGCCCGGCCCGGTCGGCGCGCCGACCGTCCTTCTGTACGCGCACTACGACGTGCAGCCGAAGCTGGACGAGGCCGCCTGGCTCACCCCGCCGTTCGAGCTGACGGAGCGGAACGGTCGCTGGTACGGGCGTGGCACGGCCGACTGCAAGGGCGGCTTCATCCTGCACCTGCTCGCGCTGCGCGCCCTGAAGGCGAACGGCGGCATTCCCGTGACGGTCAAGGTGATCGTCGAGGGTTCGGAGGAGCAGGGGACCGGCGGTCTCGAGCGGTACGCGGAGCAGCACCCCGAGCTGCTCGTCTCCGACGCGATCGTGATCGGCGACGCGGGCAACTTCCGGGTGGGTCTGCCGACCGTGACCGCGACCCTGCGCGGCATGACGATGATCCGGGTGGGGATCGACACCCTGGAGGGCAATCTGCACTCCGGTCAGTTCGGCGGCGCGGCGCCGGACGCGCTGGCCGCGCTCATTCGCGTACTGGACTCGCTGCGCGGCCCGGACGGTTCGACCGTCATCGACGGGCTGCCGGGCGAGCAGGTGTGGGAGGGGCTGCAGTACCCGGAGGATGACTTCCGCCAGGACGCCAAGGTCCTCTCCGGGGTGTCGCTGCCGGGCGCCGGTACGGTCGCCGACCGGATCTGGGCGCGTCCCGCCGTCACCGTCGTCGGCATCGACTGCCACCCGGTGGCCGGGGCGACCCCGTCGATCCCGTCCTCGGCCCGTGCCCAGATCAGCCTGCGGGTGCCGCCGGGCCTGGACTCGGCCGAGGTGACGAAGCTGCTCTTCGCGCACATCGAGGCGCACACGCCGTGGAACGCCCGGGTCTCGCTCGAACAGGTCGGTCAGGGCCAGCCGTTCCAGGCGGACACGTCGAGCCCGGCGTACGCCTCGATGGCCGAGGCGATGCGGATCGCGTACCCCGGCCAGGAGATGCAGACGGCGGGGATGGGCGGCTCGATCCCGCTGTGCAACACGCTTGCCTCGCTGTACCCGGAGTCGGAGATCCTGCTGATCGGTCTGAGCGAGCCGGAGGCGCAGATCCACGCGCCCAACGAGTCCGTCTCGCCGGACGAGCTGGAGCGACTGTCGGTCGCCGAGGCGCACTTCCTGCTCAACTACGCCCGCTCGAAGCAGAACTGA
- a CDS encoding response regulator transcription factor, translating into MIRVLLADDQSLVRAGFRALLDAQPDIEVAGEAADGDEAVKGVRALRPDVVLMDIRMPGLDGLEATRRITDDPDLGEIRVVMLTTFELDEYVFEAIRAGASGFLVKDTEPEELLRAVRAVVHGDALLSPGVTRRLIEEFAARSKAPGATAALGALTEREREVMALVGIGLSNEEIARRLVVSPLTAKTHVSRAMVKLGARDRAQLVVLAYESGLVRPGWLG; encoded by the coding sequence GTGATCCGAGTGCTGCTCGCCGACGACCAGTCGCTGGTCCGGGCGGGGTTCCGCGCGCTGCTCGACGCCCAGCCGGACATCGAGGTCGCGGGGGAGGCCGCCGACGGCGACGAGGCCGTGAAGGGGGTGCGTGCCCTGCGCCCCGACGTCGTCCTCATGGACATCCGGATGCCGGGCCTCGACGGTCTCGAGGCCACCCGCCGCATCACGGACGACCCGGACCTCGGCGAGATCCGGGTCGTCATGCTGACCACCTTCGAACTCGACGAGTACGTCTTCGAGGCGATCCGTGCCGGCGCCTCCGGCTTCCTGGTCAAGGACACCGAGCCGGAAGAACTGCTGCGGGCCGTGCGGGCCGTCGTCCACGGGGACGCACTGCTCTCCCCGGGCGTGACCCGCCGCCTGATCGAGGAGTTCGCGGCCCGCTCGAAGGCCCCGGGGGCGACGGCGGCCCTCGGCGCCCTGACCGAGCGGGAACGGGAGGTGATGGCCCTGGTGGGCATCGGCCTGTCGAACGAGGAGATCGCCCGCAGACTGGTCGTCAGCCCCCTCACCGCCAAGACGCACGTGAGCCGCGCCATGGTGAAGCTGGGCGCCCGGGACCGCGCCCAACTCGTCGTCCTCGCCTACGAGTCGGGTCTCGTCCGCCCCGGCTGGCTCGGCTGA
- a CDS encoding sensor histidine kinase encodes MDQERRRGREHGHDGARPTREPGERRPHEHRPHQHRPHERRAHGLRRHELHAHEHPDRAAGREWGRWQRGDGGSGLPWRSTLLIAVVVMAGTGFAARNQPDREALDALGRALLLLGAAPLLFRHRWPVPVVFGVAAVTFGYLLAGYPYGPVFVMVAVACFAAVVHGHRTAAAWALGLLWAGHLLLSHWLYRWLPPAGDGPAPWGQELPAAAFAVAVLAASETVRVRREQRAQLRADRAAAEQRRADEERLRIARELHDVLAHSISVINVQAGVGLALLDSDPEQARTALTTIKAASKEALGEVRQVLDTLRTRGDAPRAPAPGLGRLRELVEQAGAAGLTVTVARTGRRTDLPPGADLAAFRIVQEALTNVVRHSGSRTARVRIGYASGHLDLTVDDDGPATGTEAGGSGNGLAGMRERAAALGGTIEAGARPDGGFRVHAVLPFPHEEPPPPQEIP; translated from the coding sequence ATGGATCAGGAACGGAGGCGCGGGCGCGAGCACGGGCACGACGGCGCGAGGCCGACACGCGAGCCGGGGGAGCGCCGGCCGCATGAGCACCGGCCGCATCAGCACCGGCCGCACGAGCGTCGCGCGCATGGGCTCCGGCGGCATGAGCTCCACGCGCATGAGCACCCGGACCGGGCGGCCGGCCGCGAGTGGGGCCGGTGGCAGCGCGGGGACGGCGGCAGCGGCCTGCCCTGGCGTTCCACGCTCCTGATCGCCGTGGTCGTCATGGCGGGGACCGGGTTCGCCGCGCGGAACCAGCCCGACCGGGAGGCGCTCGACGCGCTCGGGCGCGCCCTGCTGCTCCTCGGCGCGGCGCCCCTGCTGTTCCGTCACCGGTGGCCGGTACCGGTGGTGTTCGGCGTCGCGGCCGTCACCTTCGGCTATCTCCTGGCCGGCTACCCGTACGGCCCGGTGTTCGTCATGGTCGCCGTCGCCTGTTTCGCGGCCGTCGTCCACGGGCACCGGACCGCCGCCGCCTGGGCCCTCGGCCTGCTGTGGGCAGGTCATCTGCTGCTCTCGCACTGGCTCTACCGCTGGCTGCCCCCGGCGGGCGACGGGCCCGCCCCGTGGGGGCAGGAGCTTCCCGCGGCCGCGTTCGCCGTCGCCGTGCTGGCCGCCTCCGAGACGGTCCGGGTACGGCGCGAGCAGCGGGCGCAACTGCGGGCCGACCGGGCCGCCGCCGAGCAGCGCCGCGCCGACGAGGAACGGCTCCGTATCGCCCGGGAACTCCACGACGTGCTCGCCCACTCGATCTCCGTGATCAACGTGCAGGCCGGGGTCGGCCTCGCCCTCCTGGACTCCGACCCGGAGCAGGCCCGCACCGCTCTGACCACCATCAAGGCGGCCAGCAAGGAGGCGCTCGGCGAGGTGCGGCAGGTCCTCGACACCCTCCGTACCCGCGGCGACGCGCCCCGCGCGCCCGCCCCCGGACTCGGCCGCCTCCGCGAACTCGTCGAGCAGGCCGGCGCCGCGGGCCTCACCGTCACCGTCGCGCGGACTGGCCGGCGTACCGACCTGCCGCCCGGCGCCGACCTCGCCGCCTTCCGGATCGTGCAGGAGGCACTCACCAACGTGGTGCGCCACTCCGGTTCGCGTACGGCCCGGGTGCGGATCGGGTACGCCTCCGGGCACCTGGACCTGACGGTCGACGACGACGGCCCCGCCACCGGCACCGAGGCGGGAGGCAGCGGCAACGGACTCGCCGGCATGCGGGAGCGCGCCGCGGCCCTCGGTGGCACCATCGAGGCGGGCGCACGCCCGGACGGCGGCTTCCGCGTCCACGCCGTACTCCCGTTCCCCCACGAAGAGCCCCCGCCACCGCAGGAGATCCCGTGA
- a CDS encoding MFS transporter gives MPLLNKVRTAVPGGSGGDTATHPLSRLRVALTLFFALDGFLFAGWVVRIPAVKQQTGASAGDLGLALLGVSAGAVITMTLTGRLCRRHGSHVVTVATAVLLSLSVALPALTRSPLALGLVLLVFGAAYGGINVAMNSAAVDLVTALRRPVMPSFHAAFSLGGMIGAGLGGLLAGGLSPTAHLLGLTGVGLVLTAVAGPVLLRHPSPAPPPESLPPAAGAEGGRSGGSRRIVLVFGVIALCTAYGEGALADWGALHLEQDLGAHPGVAAAGYSVFALTMTAGRLSGTALLERLGQTRTLVLGGATAAAGMLLGALAPSIWATLLGFAITGLGLANIFPVAVARAGAVAGPGGVATASTLGYGGMLLGPPSIGFLADWFSLPVALTTVAVLAAGAAVMGYWARNAGASRVS, from the coding sequence GTGCCGCTACTAAACAAAGTACGGACGGCCGTTCCGGGGGGCTCCGGCGGAGACACCGCCACCCACCCCCTGTCCCGCCTCCGCGTCGCCCTGACCCTCTTCTTCGCTCTCGACGGTTTCCTGTTCGCCGGCTGGGTCGTCCGGATCCCCGCCGTCAAGCAGCAGACCGGCGCCTCGGCCGGTGACCTCGGCCTCGCCCTTCTCGGGGTGTCCGCCGGCGCCGTCATCACCATGACGCTGACCGGGCGGCTCTGCCGTCGTCACGGCTCCCACGTCGTCACCGTCGCCACCGCCGTACTCCTGTCGCTGTCGGTCGCGCTGCCGGCGCTCACCCGGTCCCCGCTCGCCCTCGGTCTCGTCCTCCTCGTGTTCGGCGCGGCGTACGGCGGGATCAACGTCGCCATGAACAGCGCCGCCGTGGATCTCGTGACCGCGCTCCGGCGCCCGGTGATGCCCAGCTTCCACGCCGCGTTCAGCCTCGGCGGCATGATCGGGGCCGGCCTCGGTGGACTGCTCGCCGGGGGCCTGTCCCCGACCGCCCATCTGCTGGGGCTGACCGGCGTCGGTCTGGTGCTCACCGCCGTCGCCGGGCCCGTACTCCTGCGCCACCCCTCCCCCGCCCCACCGCCCGAATCCCTGCCGCCCGCGGCCGGTGCGGAGGGCGGGCGGTCCGGCGGGTCACGGCGCATCGTGCTCGTCTTCGGTGTGATCGCGCTGTGCACGGCGTACGGCGAGGGGGCACTCGCCGACTGGGGCGCCCTCCACCTGGAGCAGGACCTCGGCGCGCACCCGGGGGTGGCCGCCGCCGGGTACTCCGTCTTCGCGCTGACCATGACCGCCGGGCGTCTCTCCGGCACCGCCCTGCTCGAACGCCTCGGCCAGACACGGACCTTGGTCCTGGGCGGCGCCACCGCCGCGGCCGGAATGCTGCTCGGCGCGCTCGCGCCGAGCATCTGGGCCACCCTGCTCGGCTTCGCGATCACCGGACTCGGGCTCGCCAACATCTTCCCCGTCGCCGTGGCCCGCGCCGGTGCCGTCGCCGGTCCCGGCGGGGTGGCGACCGCGTCCACGCTCGGCTACGGGGGCATGCTGCTCGGCCCGCCGTCCATCGGGTTCCTCGCCGACTGGTTCTCCCTGCCGGTGGCGCTCACGACCGTCGCCGTCCTCGCCGCCGGCGCGGCCGTCATGGGCTACTGGGCGCGGAACGCCGGAGCCTCTCGGGTGAGTTGA